Proteins from one Acidobacteriota bacterium genomic window:
- a CDS encoding cupin domain-containing protein, producing the protein MTEKKISYFINPTDAPKLTQMVGLETTILTGLHGEKMMMVLNATLLGHTVPLHSHPHEQIGIVYAGKGKLRIGDEERIVQKGDFYCIPANVPHSDTCISDEPFVMLDIFYPVREDFIEKLKQSSDKGI; encoded by the coding sequence ATGACAGAGAAAAAAATCTCGTATTTTATCAACCCCACAGATGCTCCTAAACTCACCCAGATGGTGGGACTGGAGACGACAATTCTTACAGGTTTGCATGGTGAAAAAATGATGATGGTGCTTAATGCCACGTTGCTAGGTCATACAGTGCCGCTACACTCTCATCCGCACGAGCAAATCGGAATTGTATATGCTGGCAAGGGGAAACTGCGCATCGGAGACGAGGAACGCATAGTACAAAAAGGAGATTTTTACTGCATTCCTGCAAATGTTCCACATAGCGATACCTGCATAAGCGATGAACCCTTTGTAATGCTAGATATCTTTTACCCTGTGCGAGAAGATTTTATTGAGAAGCTCAAACAATCTTCAGATAAAGGAATATGA
- a CDS encoding GNAT family N-acetyltransferase has translation MSSTRASLLDLGFHLLTTERWRDLEMLFGERGACGGCWCMWWRLKRSQFEKQKGQGNKKALKKIVDSGEIPGLLAYARGQPIAWCSVAPRETYPVLERSRTLKRIDDEPVWSVVCFFVAKPFRRKGVTVELLRAAVKYAKEHGAKIVEGYPVEPKKSIMPDVFVWTGVASAFRRVGFVEVARRSETRPIMRYFVKEQ, from the coding sequence ATGTCTTCTACGCGAGCATCATTACTGGATCTGGGGTTTCATTTGCTAACCACTGAGCGGTGGCGGGATCTCGAAATGTTGTTTGGTGAGCGCGGGGCTTGTGGCGGCTGCTGGTGCATGTGGTGGAGATTGAAACGGTCGCAATTCGAGAAGCAAAAGGGCCAGGGGAACAAGAAAGCCTTGAAGAAAATAGTCGATTCGGGTGAAATCCCAGGTCTTCTCGCTTATGCCCGTGGTCAGCCCATCGCTTGGTGCTCGGTCGCTCCGAGAGAAACTTATCCAGTTTTGGAACGATCTCGGACACTGAAAAGAATTGATGATGAGCCTGTTTGGTCTGTCGTTTGCTTTTTTGTTGCCAAACCGTTCAGACGCAAAGGAGTCACGGTGGAGTTGCTCAGAGCCGCTGTAAAATACGCCAAGGAGCATGGCGCAAAGATCGTCGAAGGATATCCGGTCGAGCCGAAGAAGAGCATCATGCCTGATGTCTTTGTCTGGACTGGTGTAGCATCGGCGTTTCGCAGGGTGGGATTTGTCGAAGTGGCCCGGAGGTCAGAGACTCGACCGATCATGAGATACTTTGTCAAAGAGCAATAA
- a CDS encoding flavin reductase family protein gives MKKVDYPIDKKKWHPSLIPGPVVLISTYNSKKEPNIAPKSWLQMVSFEPPILMFSGTKGNTTERNIIEHNCFAVNFVDSSMASEVFESIKWHGKERIERTGFKIIEAKKIYAPLVDDCRIQPFC, from the coding sequence ATGAAGAAAGTTGATTATCCTATTGATAAAAAGAAATGGCATCCAAGCCTTATTCCCGGGCCAGTGGTTCTTATTTCTACATATAACTCGAAAAAAGAACCAAATATTGCTCCAAAAAGTTGGCTTCAAATGGTTTCCTTTGAACCTCCTATATTGATGTTTTCTGGCACTAAAGGAAATACAACAGAGAGAAATATTATTGAACATAATTGTTTTGCTGTAAATTTTGTGGACTCTTCAATGGCTTCAGAAGTTTTTGAATCTATTAAATGGCATGGTAAGGAAAGAATCGAGAGAACAGGGTTCAAGATTATTGAAGCAAAAAAGATTTATGCGCCTCTTGTAGATGATTGCAGAATCCAACCCTTTTGTTAG